Sequence from the Corallococcus soli genome:
TTCCCCAGCCATTACGAATGGGGTCCGCCCTTCCCACGCATGACTCCCTCCGCGCCCACCATCCTCAACGTCAACGACGACCTGGCCAGTCGCTACGTCACCACCCGCGTGCTGTCCCTGGCGGGCTTCCAGATCCTGGAGGCGGGCACCGGAGGGGAGACGCTGGCGCTCGCGGATGAGAACACCGACCTGGTCATCCTGGACGTCCGGCTGCCGGACATCAGCGGCCTGGAGGTGTGTCGGCGCCTGAAGGCTTCGCCGCGCACGCGCAACGCGCTGGTGCTGCACCTGTCCGCGCAGGCGGTGGGGGCCGCGGACCGGGCGCAGGGGCTGGAGCACGGCGCGGACGCGTACCTCGTCGCGCCGGTGGATCCGGAGGAGCTGGTGGCCCAGGTGCATGCGCTGCTGCGCCTGCGCCGCGCCGAGCGCGAGGTGCGCGTGCTCTCCGATCAGGTGCAGCAGCAGCGCCGGCTCCTGGACCTGGCCATGTCCGCGGCGGCGGACCCCATCGCGCTCTACGACGGGGACGGCACGCTCATCTTCGCCAACCAGGCCGTGGCCGCGTCGCGCGGGTCGCACCACGTGCACGTGCCCGGCCGGAGCATGGACGCGCTGCGCGCGATGGATCCGCAGCTGGAGCCCTACGCCCGGTCGCTGGAGGAGGCCCGGCGCACGGGGCAGGTGCAGCGGGGCCGCGTCACGCTGTCCTCGGACCTGGGTCCCCGGCACTTCGAGTACACGATGTCCCCCGCGCCCGGGCCCACGGGCGCGGTGGAGGCCGTCATCGCCACCGGCCGCGACATCACGGAGGTGCGCAACGCGGAGGACTTCCGCGAGCAGTTCATCGGCATCCTGGGCCACGACCTGCGCAACCCCCTCAACGCGCTGTCCATGTCCGCGCAGCAACTGCAGCGGCAGGGGGAGATGACGGAGCGGCAGAAGGTCTTCACCGGGCGCATCCTCATCAGCGCGGAGCGGATGGACCGGATGATCCGCCAGCTGCTGGACTTCGCCCGCGCCCGGCTGGGCTCCGGGCTGCCGGTGATGCGCTCGCGGTGCGACCTGTTCGACGTGGTGCGCGGCGCGGTGGACGAATCGCGCGCGAGCCACCCCCACCGCGAGGTGCTGCTGGAGCTGATGGGGGACGGACGGGGCGCGTGGGACGTGGACCGGCTGGAGCAGGTGGTGGGCAACCTCCTGTCCAACGCGCTCAAGTTCAGTCCGCCGGAGACCTCCGTGCGGGTGAGCGCCGAGGGCACGCCGACGGAGGCCGTCCTGCGGGTGCACAACCTGGGCACCCCCATCCCGGAGGATCAGCTCCCCCACCTCTTCGCCGCCTGGCGCCGCGCGGGCCGCAGCGAACGGGAGCAGGGCGTGTCCGCGGGGCTGGGGCTGGGGCTCTACATCACCGAACAGATTGTCCGGGCGCACGGCGGCACGGTGCAGGTGACCTCCACCCAGGCGCGCGGGACGACCTTCACGGTGAGGCTGCCGCGCGGCTGACGCCGGGTGCGTCCCAAGGAAGTGGCCGCGGGATGTGATGATTCCTGGACGGATGCGTTGCGTCGTCCCTTCCGGATGCGCAGGGCCAACCCCACCCTGGGGGCATGGTCCCATCCGAAAAGCGAATCTTCGCCCAGAGCGTGGAAGCCCTCTTCGTGCGTGCCCTGGGGCCGCACCTGTCGCGGGACGGGCGCCAGAAGCTGAAGGCCGCGGGCCTGGACCTGTCCGAACCGCTGCGTCACAACTACGCGCTGGAGCAGTGGCGGGCCTTCCTGGAGGTGGCGGCGCGGGACGTGTTCCCGGGGCAGCCCTCGGAGGCGGCCTACCTGGAGCTGGGCGCGCGCTACCTGCAGGGCTTCCGGCAGACGTCCGTGGGGCGCGCGAGCATGCAGCTGGTGACGCACCTGGGCCCGGAGAAGACGCTGGAGCGCGTGCCGTACAACCTGCGCGCGGGCAACAACTTCAATGAAGTGCGCGTGGAGGAGCTGTCGCGGAACGCCGCCACCTTGTGGGTGAAGGACGTGCTGGCGGACAACCCCTTCTTCGCCTGCGGCTTCCTAGCGGAGACGCTGCGGGCGTCGGGGGCGGGCACGCTGGAGGTGAAGCCCATCGCCTTCGACGGGACGGCGGCCACCTTCCGCCTCACCTGGGTGGAGGCCAAGGGGCAGCGGCCGGCGGGCACGGTGGCGCCGGTCCGCCGGCTGTTCGGGTAGTCGCCTACGGGTAGCGCACGGGGGCCGGCGGGTCGTCCGGGGGCAGGGGGATGAACTCCGTCTCCTGCGGCACCTGGGCGAAGCGGCCCTCCTTCCAGTCCGCCTTGGCGACCTCCAGGCGCTCCTTGGAGGACGACACGAAGTTCCAGAACAGGTAGCGCGGGCCGTCCATGGGCTCGCCGCCCAGCAGCATCATCCGCGCGGGCCCTTCGCTGCCCAGGATGATTTCACTGCCCGGCTTGAACACCAGCAGCTCGCCGGGCTGGAAGCGGGTGCCCTCCACGTCCACGGTGCCTTCGACCAGGTACAGGCCGCGCTCCTCGTGTTCGGCGGGGAGCTTGAAGCGGGCTCCGGCCTCCAGGCGCGCGTCCGCGTAGAAGAGGTCGGAGTGCGTGCGCACCGGGGACTTCCCGCCGTGCATGGCGCCGGCGATGACGGTCAGGTGGACGCCTTCGCCTTCGACGATGGCGAGGGTGTCGTGGGGGTGGTGGACGAAGGAGGGGGCGGTCTCCTCGTGCTGGTGGGGGAGGGCGAGCCAGGCCTGGATGCCCAGGAGGCGGCCTCCGGCGGCGCGGGTGTCGGGGCCGGTGCGTTCGGAGTGGACGATGCCCTGGCCGGCGGTCATCCAGTTCACGGCGCCGGGGCGGATGGACTGCACGACGCCCAGCGAGTCCCGGTGGAGGATTTCGCCCTCGAAGAGGTAGGTGACGGTGGACAGGCCGATGTGCGGGTGCGGGCGCACGTCCAGGCCCCGGCCGGGGTCGAAGTCCGCGGGGCCCATCTGATCCAGGAAGATGAACGGGCCCACCATGCGGCGGCGCGCGGAGGGCAGGGCCCGGCGCACGGTGAAGCCGTCACCCAGGTCGCGCACCCGGGGGACGATGAGCGTCTCCAGCGACGGTGGGGGCTCGCGCCCCTGCAGGTCCTCTTCCCAGCTCATGGTGTGGCTCCTCTTTCGGGTGGGGGCGGTGAGTCTGCCCCAGTTCCAACGCCGTCAGGCCTCTTTGGTGGGGATGTTGCTCGCCTGAACGCTTCAGGGGGCGTGTTGGAGGGGCGTTCGCTTCAGTGAATCAATCCGGAGCGGGACTGCGGCATCACACCGACTTCGCGGAAGACCACGTCGCTGGGGCCCAGGGCGTGGACGGCTTCGACGAAGCGCTCGTTGACGAGGGTGTAGGTGGTCCCGTTCTCAGGGCGGAAGAGGTCCACCTCGTGAGGAAGGGCATCACCGTCCAGGCAGGGCTCGGGAGCGATCCGTGTCTCGTACCAACCACAGGTTTGGCACTTGGGTCCCGTCAGCACGGAGTCCCGGTGCAGGAGGCCTCGGATGGGCAGCTCCAGCTCATGCAGGGCGACGCCTGCTTCCAGGCCCTGAAGTTCCGTGCGCACCGGGACGAGGCCTCGGATGCCTGCATCTTGAAGGCCTTGTAGCGCCTCCTGGGTCACCAGCACTTCCCATCCGAACCGTGCACTCAAGGGCCCCCAGGTACCGTGGGCCATGCCTCGCAAGGGGCCGAATTGCATGCCCGGTTCGGTGCTCAGCCCTGGAGGCAGCAATGGCTGAACGAGGGCCGCGAGACGTGCGAATTCAGCATGCGGTTCGACACGGGGCTCCACCAGGGAGCTCTGCTCGGGCAGCGAGGACAGGTCGACACCCGGCAGGGACAGTTGTCCGCTCCAGGTTTCGTGGCAGGTCGGGCACTCCACCCCGGGCAGCCTCCAGACATGCTCGGCGGAAAGGCTGCCGCTCCAGTGTCTCGCGACTTCTGGAGGCGGACGTTGGAGTTGATAGAAGCGCATCGGCATCACGGTTCAGGACGCTGTTGGGGTGTCAGGTCGATGCCCTGCCA
This genomic interval carries:
- the sitI6 gene encoding SitI6 family double-CXXCG motif immunity protein, with the translated sequence MPMRFYQLQRPPPEVARHWSGSLSAEHVWRLPGVECPTCHETWSGQLSLPGVDLSSLPEQSSLVEPRVEPHAEFARLAALVQPLLPPGLSTEPGMQFGPLRGMAHGTWGPLSARFGWEVLVTQEALQGLQDAGIRGLVPVRTELQGLEAGVALHELELPIRGLLHRDSVLTGPKCQTCGWYETRIAPEPCLDGDALPHEVDLFRPENGTTYTLVNERFVEAVHALGPSDVVFREVGVMPQSRSGLIH
- a CDS encoding DUF2378 family protein, whose protein sequence is MVPSEKRIFAQSVEALFVRALGPHLSRDGRQKLKAAGLDLSEPLRHNYALEQWRAFLEVAARDVFPGQPSEAAYLELGARYLQGFRQTSVGRASMQLVTHLGPEKTLERVPYNLRAGNNFNEVRVEELSRNAATLWVKDVLADNPFFACGFLAETLRASGAGTLEVKPIAFDGTAATFRLTWVEAKGQRPAGTVAPVRRLFG
- a CDS encoding pirin family protein — its product is MSWEEDLQGREPPPSLETLIVPRVRDLGDGFTVRRALPSARRRMVGPFIFLDQMGPADFDPGRGLDVRPHPHIGLSTVTYLFEGEILHRDSLGVVQSIRPGAVNWMTAGQGIVHSERTGPDTRAAGGRLLGIQAWLALPHQHEETAPSFVHHPHDTLAIVEGEGVHLTVIAGAMHGGKSPVRTHSDLFYADARLEAGARFKLPAEHEERGLYLVEGTVDVEGTRFQPGELLVFKPGSEIILGSEGPARMMLLGGEPMDGPRYLFWNFVSSSKERLEVAKADWKEGRFAQVPQETEFIPLPPDDPPAPVRYP
- a CDS encoding sensor histidine kinase; translation: MTPSAPTILNVNDDLASRYVTTRVLSLAGFQILEAGTGGETLALADENTDLVILDVRLPDISGLEVCRRLKASPRTRNALVLHLSAQAVGAADRAQGLEHGADAYLVAPVDPEELVAQVHALLRLRRAEREVRVLSDQVQQQRRLLDLAMSAAADPIALYDGDGTLIFANQAVAASRGSHHVHVPGRSMDALRAMDPQLEPYARSLEEARRTGQVQRGRVTLSSDLGPRHFEYTMSPAPGPTGAVEAVIATGRDITEVRNAEDFREQFIGILGHDLRNPLNALSMSAQQLQRQGEMTERQKVFTGRILISAERMDRMIRQLLDFARARLGSGLPVMRSRCDLFDVVRGAVDESRASHPHREVLLELMGDGRGAWDVDRLEQVVGNLLSNALKFSPPETSVRVSAEGTPTEAVLRVHNLGTPIPEDQLPHLFAAWRRAGRSEREQGVSAGLGLGLYITEQIVRAHGGTVQVTSTQARGTTFTVRLPRG